From the Rhizomicrobium palustre genome, the window ATGCAGAAGCGGGACAAACGACCTTCGGGCCGCATCGCTCTGACCTCGCCGTGCGCCATACCGTCAAGCGCGCCGACGCCAAGGAATGTTCCACCGGGGAACAGAAAGCGCTGCTGGTCTCGATCATCCTGGCCGATGCCTGGGAGCTGTCGCGGGCCCGTGATGGCCATGCCCCTTTGCTGCTCTTGGATGAGATCGCGGCGCATCTGGATGAGCGCCGCAGAGCCGCCCTTTTCGACGAAATCGTGGCCTTGGGCGCGCAAGCCTGGATGACCGGAACCGACCTTTCCCTGTTCGAACATCTGATCGGCCGGGCCGATATTTTCGCCGTTGACAATGGCCGTTTCGAGCTTAGGGAATAGCTATGCTTTCGGCCCATTCCTACCTCATCTACTGCACGCTTTACGCGATCTGCATTGCCGTGCCCGGGCCGGGCGTGGTGGCGATTGTGGCACGTGCGCTGGGCTCTGGATTCCGCTCCTCCATCGCGGCGGTTTTGGGCACGCTGGTGGGCGATTTGGTGTGGATGACGCTGTCTGCCTATGGCCTCGCGGCCGTCGCCACAGCAATGGGTGGATATTTCCTCCTCGTGAAATATGCGGGCGCGCTTTATCTCTGCTTTATGGGCTATAAGTACTGGCGCGCCGAGGTGAGCGAGATGCCGGAGCTGGTGCCCGCCTCGTCGCGGCAGAGTTTCTTTTCGCAGCTTTCGGTGACACTCGGTAATCCCAAGGCCATGGCCTTCTTTCTCGCCATCCTTCCCACGGTGGTGGATTTGAAAAAACTTTCGATCTTCGGCTATGGCCAGCTCGTGCTCGCCACCGCCGTTTTGATCCCCTCTATCATGCTCGCCTATGCCGCGCTGGCGGCGCAGGTGCGCATGTTCCTGACGAGCCGAAAGGCACGCAAAACTATTAATCGAACCGCAGCGGTCGTCATGTTCGGCGCCGGTGCAGGAGTTGCGGTAAGCTGATGAGCGAAGCGGAAAAACAGAACGACGCCGAGCGGCAGTTGGATGCCGATAAGGCCAGCGGCAATGCCGAGTATGGCGCAGACAGCATCAAGGTCCTCAAAGGCCTCGACGCGGTGCGCAAGCGCCCGGGCATGTATATCGGCGACACCGATGACGGTTCGGGCCTGCACCACATGGTCTATGAAGTCGTCGATAACGGTATCGACGAAGTGCTGGCGGGCTATGCCGACCGCGTGGATGTGATCCTGAATGCGGATGGCTCCTGCACGGTGCGCGACAATGGCCGCGGCATCCCCACCGCGATCCATCCCGAAGAAGGCGTCTCGGCGGCCGAGGTCATCATGACCCAGCTGCATGCGGGCGGTAAGTTCGAGAACAACGCCTATAAGGTTTCCGGCGGTCTGCACGGCGTCGGCGTGTCGGTGGTGAACGCGCTGTCGGAATGGCTGGATTTGCGCATCTGGCGCGACGACAAGGAACACTACATGCAGTTCCGCCATGGCGATGCCGTGGCCCCGCTGGCCGTTGTCGGCGATGCACCGGGCCGTCGCGGCACGGAAGTCACCTTCCTGCCCTCCTCCGCCACCTTCACCAAGACCGAATTCGATTTCGCCACGCTGGAACATCGCTTGCGCGAACTCGCCTTCCTCAACTCCGGCGTGGTGATCCATTTCACCGACAAGCGCGGCGTGGAGCCGAAGGAAATCAAGCTGCATTACGAAGGCGGGCTCGAGCAGTTCGTGAAGTTCCTCGATCGCGCCAAGAATTCGCTGATCTCTGCCCCGATCTGCACCAGCGGCGAGCGCGAAGGCATCAGCGTGGAAGTGGCCCTCACCTGGAACGACAGCTATCACGAAACGATGCTGTGCTTCACCAATAACATCCCGCAGCGCGATGGCGGCACGCATCTGGCCGGTTTCCGCGCCGCGCTGACCCGCGTGGTGACCAAATACGCCGACGAGATGGCATCGAAGAAAGACAAGGTGGCGTTGACCGGCGATGATTGCCGCGAAGGCCTCACCTGCGTGCTGTCGGTGAAGGTGCCGGACCCGAAATTCTCCTCGCAGACCAAAGACAAGCTCGTCTCCTCCGAAGTGCGCCCGGTGGTGGAAAGCATTGTGCTGGAAAAGCTCGGCCAATGGCTGGAAGAGCATCCAGCCGAAGCCAAGAACATCGTCGGCAAGGTGGTGGAAGCCGCCGCCGCGCGCGAAGCCGCCCGCAAGGCGCGCGAACTGACCCGCCGCAAAAGCGCGCTCGATGGCGCCTCCCTCCCCGGCAAGCTCGCCGATTGCCAGGAACGCGATCCCACCAAATGCGAACTCTTCATCGTCGAGGGTGAAAGCGCTGGCGGCTCTGCCAAACAGGGCCGCAACCGTTCCAATCAGGCGGTGCTGCCTTTGCGCGGCAAGATCTTGAATGTGGAGCGCGTGCGCTTCGACAAGATGCTGTCGAGCCAGGAAATCGCAACCCTGATCACGGTGCTCGGCACCGGCATCGGACGCGAGGAATTCAACCCCGACAAGCTGCGCTATCACAAGATCATCATCATGACCGATGCTGACGTGGACGGCGCGCATATCCGTACCCTGCTTCTGACCTTCTTCTATCGCCAGATGCCGCAGCTGATCGAACGCGGCCATATCTATATCGCCCAGCCGCCGCTCTATAAGGCGACGCGCGGCAAATCCGAGCGCTATCTGAAGGACGAGCGCGCGCTGGAAGATTATCTGATTGGCGAAGGCACCGCGAACGCCTCGCTCACCCTGCATGACGGCCAAGTGCTTACCGGTGCCGATCTGATCGCGATTGTCGACAAGGCGCGCTCCACCGTGAACACGCTGACCAGCTTCCCGCAACATTATCCGCGCTTCATGCTGGAACAGGCCGCGATCGCGGGCGCCATGGACCCCGATGCTATGGTCAACCCCGAACAGGCCGCGGCCCTTGCCGCGACCATCGCGGCCCGCCTCGACACGCTGTCGGAAGAGACCGAACGCGGCTGGCATGGCGAGACCACATCCGATGGCGGGCTCAAATTCTGGCGCGAAGTGCGTGGCGTGCGCGAGGCCATCGCGCTTGATGGCGGGCTGATCGGCTCGACCGATGCGCGCAAACTGCACCGCATGACGGAAGACCTGAAGACCATCTATCAAGAAGCCGCCGCCCTGACGCGCAAGGACGAAACCAAGGAAGTGCGTTCGGCGAGCGAACTTTTGAGCGCGGTCTATGAATGGGGCCGCAAGGGCCTTGCCCTGCAGCGCTACAAAGGCCTTGGCGAGATGAATGCCGAGCAGCTTTATGAGACGACGCTGGACGAAAACGCCCGCACCCTGCTGCGCGTGAAGGTCGAACATGCCGACAACGCCGACGATCTTTTCACCAAGCTTATGGGCGAAGTGGTGGAACC encodes:
- a CDS encoding LysE family translocator produces the protein MLSAHSYLIYCTLYAICIAVPGPGVVAIVARALGSGFRSSIAAVLGTLVGDLVWMTLSAYGLAAVATAMGGYFLLVKYAGALYLCFMGYKYWRAEVSEMPELVPASSRQSFFSQLSVTLGNPKAMAFFLAILPTVVDLKKLSIFGYGQLVLATAVLIPSIMLAYAALAAQVRMFLTSRKARKTINRTAAVVMFGAGAGVAVS
- the gyrB gene encoding DNA topoisomerase (ATP-hydrolyzing) subunit B yields the protein MSEAEKQNDAERQLDADKASGNAEYGADSIKVLKGLDAVRKRPGMYIGDTDDGSGLHHMVYEVVDNGIDEVLAGYADRVDVILNADGSCTVRDNGRGIPTAIHPEEGVSAAEVIMTQLHAGGKFENNAYKVSGGLHGVGVSVVNALSEWLDLRIWRDDKEHYMQFRHGDAVAPLAVVGDAPGRRGTEVTFLPSSATFTKTEFDFATLEHRLRELAFLNSGVVIHFTDKRGVEPKEIKLHYEGGLEQFVKFLDRAKNSLISAPICTSGEREGISVEVALTWNDSYHETMLCFTNNIPQRDGGTHLAGFRAALTRVVTKYADEMASKKDKVALTGDDCREGLTCVLSVKVPDPKFSSQTKDKLVSSEVRPVVESIVLEKLGQWLEEHPAEAKNIVGKVVEAAAAREAARKARELTRRKSALDGASLPGKLADCQERDPTKCELFIVEGESAGGSAKQGRNRSNQAVLPLRGKILNVERVRFDKMLSSQEIATLITVLGTGIGREEFNPDKLRYHKIIIMTDADVDGAHIRTLLLTFFYRQMPQLIERGHIYIAQPPLYKATRGKSERYLKDERALEDYLIGEGTANASLTLHDGQVLTGADLIAIVDKARSTVNTLTSFPQHYPRFMLEQAAIAGAMDPDAMVNPEQAAALAATIAARLDTLSEETERGWHGETTSDGGLKFWREVRGVREAIALDGGLIGSTDARKLHRMTEDLKTIYQEAAALTRKDETKEVRSASELLSAVYEWGRKGLALQRYKGLGEMNAEQLYETTLDENARTLLRVKVEHADNADDLFTKLMGEVVEPRREFIQDNALSASLDV